Proteins encoded together in one Microcaecilia unicolor chromosome 3, aMicUni1.1, whole genome shotgun sequence window:
- the NTF4 gene encoding neurotrophin-4, giving the protein MIAGLYAMVISCVCAISAVPLKTQDNSRDQRINVATNHNQHVESVALHLDLESPYPNLTSKDWDLYSPRVALSHQEPAGPPLLFLMEDHAGQLEQANRTSRVKRADSSEQGSPSRRGELSVCDSMNIWVTDKRNAVDIHGTMVTVLSEVQTLRGPLKQYFFETKCNPSRGTSSGCRGVDRRHWISECKAKQSYVRALTMDSDKLVGWRWIRIDTACVCTLLSRTRRT; this is encoded by the coding sequence ATGATCGCCGGCCTCTATGCCATGGTGATATCATGTGTCTGTGCCATCAGCGCTGTGCCCCTTAAGACCCAAGACAATAGCAGGGACCAACGCATCAATGTTGCTACCAACCATAACCAACACGTCGAGTCAGTTGCACTGCATCTCGACCTGGAGTCCCCCTACCCTAATCTAACCAGCAAGGATTGGGACCTTTACTCCCCCAGGGTGGCCCTCTCCCACCAGGAACCAGCAGGACCTCCTCTACTTTTCCTCATGGAGGACCATGCCGGACAGCTGGAGCAGGCAAACAGGACTTCCAGGGTAAAGCGTGCAGATTCCTCCGAGCAGGGTAGTCCATCACGGCGGGGAGAGCTCTCTGTGTGTGACAGCATGAACATCTGGGTGACAGACAAGCGCAATGCTGTGGACATCCACGGCACGATGGTGACTGTGCTCTCTGAGGTACAGACACTGAGAGGGCCCCTCAAGCAATACTTCTTTGAGACCAAGTGCAACCCATCAAGAGGCACGAGCAGTGGCTGCCGTGGAGTTGATCGAAGGCACTGGATCTCCGAGTGCAAGGCCAAGCAGTCATATGTGCGTGCCCTGACCATGGACAGCGATAAACTGGTGGGCTGGCGCTGGATCCGCATTGACACGGCCTGTGTCTGCACCCTGTTGAGCCGCACTAGGCGGACATAG